A region of Frankiales bacterium DNA encodes the following proteins:
- a CDS encoding DUF222 domain-containing protein produces MTVVDDRDTTPSFGPVGLGFHPDWDVHDPIAWLTGDPSALLPLLDQPVDATDLILLEQVDVEAITEPAELIDYLSVVGRLEARLASLRLAAEAAFANTACPDARVSNSYAEAAAEQEIAYATRNSAYGAGKEICRGLALKEIFPGFRGALAAGEITERHCAVLVDQTRHITDTDVLATIEAAALEKARTLTASELRKHLDKLISRHDPDATVRAHKA; encoded by the coding sequence ATGACCGTCGTCGACGACCGGGACACCACCCCTTCGTTCGGCCCGGTGGGTCTCGGCTTCCACCCGGACTGGGACGTGCACGACCCGATCGCGTGGCTGACCGGCGACCCCAGCGCACTTCTCCCTCTGCTCGACCAGCCGGTCGACGCGACCGACCTGATCCTGCTCGAGCAGGTCGACGTCGAGGCGATCACCGAGCCGGCCGAGCTCATCGACTACCTGTCGGTGGTGGGACGGCTCGAAGCCCGGCTGGCGTCCCTGCGCCTGGCCGCGGAGGCGGCGTTCGCGAACACGGCGTGCCCGGACGCGAGGGTCAGCAACTCGTACGCGGAGGCTGCGGCCGAGCAGGAGATCGCCTACGCCACCCGCAACAGCGCCTACGGGGCGGGGAAGGAGATCTGCCGCGGCCTCGCGCTGAAGGAGATCTTCCCGGGGTTCCGTGGCGCGCTGGCCGCGGGTGAGATCACCGAGCGGCACTGCGCCGTCCTCGTGGACCAGACTCGGCACATCACCGACACCGACGTCCTGGCCACGATCGAGGCCGCGGCGCTGGAGAAGGCCCGCACCCTGACCGCCTCGGAGCTGCGCAAGCACCTCGACAAGCTCATCTCCCGCCACGACCCCGACGCCACCGTCCGCGCCCACAAGGCCG